The Carassius carassius chromosome 2, fCarCar2.1, whole genome shotgun sequence genome has a segment encoding these proteins:
- the LOC132112054 gene encoding histone H2B-like: MPEPAKPAPKKGSKKAVTKSVAKGGKKRRKSRKESYAIYVYKVLKQVHPDTGISSKAMGIMNSFVNDIFERIAGESSRLAHYNKRSTITSREIQTAVRLLLPGELAKHAVSEGTKAVTKYTSSK, from the coding sequence ATGCCTGAACCAGCAAAGCCCGCGCCGAAGAAAGGCTCTAAGAAGGCCGTCACTAAGAGCGTCGCGAAAGGAGGAAAGAAGCGCAGAAAGTCCAGGAAGGAGAGCTACGCCATCTACGTGTACAAAGTGCTGAAGCAGGTTCATCCTGACACCGGGATCTCTTCGAAGGCGATGGGCATCATGAACTCTTTCGTCAACGACATCTTCGAGCGCATCGCCGGTGAGTCGTCTCGTCTCGCTCACTACAACAAGCGCTCCACCATCACTTCCCGAGAGATCCAGACCGCCGTGCGTCTGCTGCTGCCCGGGGAGCTGGCCAAACACGCCGTGTCTGAGGGCACCAAGGCCGTCACCAAGTACACCAGCTCCAAGTAG
- the LOC132112224 gene encoding histone H4, with product MSGRGKGGKGLGKGGAKRHRKVLRDNIQGITKPAIRRLARRGGVKRISGLIYEETRGVLKVFLENVIRDAVTYTEHAKRKTVTAMDVVYALKRQGRTLYGFGG from the coding sequence ATGTCTGGAAGAGGCAAAGGCGGTAAAGGACTTGGAAAAGGAGGCGCTAAGCGTCATCGTAAAGTGCTGCGTGATAACATCCAGGGAATCACCAAACCcgccattcgtcgtctagctcgtCGCGGCGGAGTCAAGCGCATCTCCGGTCTGATCTACGAGGAGACCCGCGGTGTGCTGAAGGTGTTCCTGGAGAACGTGATCCGCGACGCCGTCACCTACACCGAGCACGCCAAGAGAAAGACCGTCACCGCCATGGACGTTGTTTACGCGCTCAAACGTCAGGGACGCACCTTGTACGGCTTCGGAGGATAA
- the LOC132111899 gene encoding histone H3-like: MARTKQTARKSTGGKAPRKQLATKAARKSAPATGGVKKPHRYRPGTVALREIRRYQKSTELLIRKLPFQRLVREIAQDFKTDLRFQSSAVMALQESSEAYLVGLFEDTNLCAIHAKRVTIMPKDIQLARRIRGERA; the protein is encoded by the coding sequence ATGGCAAGAACCAAGCAGACCGCTCGTAAATCCACCGGTGGTAAAGCCCCGAGGAAGCAGCTCGCTACTAAAGCCGCCCGGAAGAGCGCCCCAGCCACCGGCGGCGTCAAGAAGCCCCACCGTTACAGGCCCGGGACCGTGGCTCTCCGAGAGATCCGCCGTTATCAGAAGTCCACCGAGCTGTTGATCCGCAAACTGCCTTTCCAGCGTCTGGTGCGAGAGATCGCTCAGGATTTCAAGACGGACCTGCGCTTCCAGAGCTCCGCTGTCATGGCCCTGCAGGAGTCCAGCGAGGCTTATCTGGTCGGTCTGTTCGAGGACACCAACCTGTGCGCCATCCACGCCAAGAGAGTCACCATCATGCCCAAAGACATCCAGCTGGCCCGCCGCATCCGCGGAGAGCGCGCTTAA